The sequence below is a genomic window from Canis aureus isolate CA01 chromosome 26, VMU_Caureus_v.1.0, whole genome shotgun sequence.
CCCAGGGCGCCTGCTGAAGCAGCCCAGCCACTGGGTCCCACTGCCAGGGAGCTTCAGGAGGGCAGACGTCCCAGCGGCCTGTCAGGgaggccccccaccctcccctcagAGGATGACCCTGGCCCCTGTGGGCTCCTTACCCAGCTGAAGTCCAGCCTGGGGACTCGGGGCATCAACGGGCTCCGAGCCGACCTCAGGGGCGCCGGGCTCCCACGACTCACTGTTCTCCGACACCTCCGAATACGCGTCCCCCGTCCCTTTGTGCCCAGCCGCGGGCTCGCCGGCGCCCTGGTCCTCACCGCCTGTGTCCGCCACAGCCCGGGTCTCCTCGCCCATTTTCTCCGCAAACCACTGCTTCACCTGCTGGGAGCTCATCTGGGTCTTGTCGCAGAGGCTCTGCAGGTCCTCCTCGCACAGCGTCTTGTGCGACAGGTAATAGCCCTGCAGCAGCTCCCGGTTGCCCGGGGTGACGACCAGCAGGCCTGGGGGGAAGTTGCCCCGCTTATAGTCTTCGTACCACTTGAGCTGGCCGTTCTTCAGGGCGTACCTACTGTCCCCAAACCAGCGCACCACCTCAGGCCGCGGCAGGCCAGTCTGGGCCATGATGGCGTCGTAGTCCTGGGTGCTGGGCCATCGCGTCTGCACGAACAGCTGGCGCAGCAGGTGCCGCTGCTGGGCGGTCTTCTTGCAGCTCGCCTTGCCGGGGGGCTGCTCGGCCGGCTTGCCGGGCCCTTCCTCCTCGGGCTCGCAGGCGCCCGGCCCCGGGAGCTCGCTCCTGCCGTTGGCCTCGGTGACCCGCAGGTTCTTGAGGTTGATCTTGATGGGGCTGACCTTGCGCTCCGCCAGCAAGTGGCCGCCGAGCGCCTCCGGGGAGCCAGCTTCGCCGGGGACCCTGAGGTCCCCCACCAGCTCCTCGTCCCCCGCCTCGTCCTCCGCAGCCAcagccaccacctcctcctcctccagagcAGCGCCCCCATCAGCCCTCCTGGTGTCCTCGGCACCCACTCTCTTCCGCCTCTCTGAGAACCAGCTGTCGATCTCTCTCCGGGTCATCTTGGTTTCCGTCCTCAGGCGGTCCAGCTCGTCGTCGGGAGGAAGAGGGTTCTGCGCAAAACTGCTCTCCAGGGCTCTGAGCTGCTCGGGGGCTCGCTCCTTGTACTTGGTTGGCGTGAAGTCGGGGGTCTGGTGCCAGGCCTGGCGTCTGGCGGAAgggggggcagccagggtggccgCGGGCGGGCCGCAGGGCACCTCGGGGGCCTTGGCTGCCGCGGGGGAGAAGGGCGCCTCGGGCCCGGGGTCGATGATGATGGCGCCGGGGTCACCGGGCAGCACGGTCCTGGAGCCCTTGAGGTTCCGGCAGTGGTACCGGCGGTCGCTGAACCACTTGCGCACCTCCCGGGTGCTGAGGCCCGTCACTCTGGTCAGATGCTCCACCTCGCTCTGCCCCGGGAACTGGTTCCGACAGAAGCTTCCTTTCAGGGCGGACAGCTGTTCGTGAGACTTCTTGTTCTTGTAGATGCTGGCGTCCAGGAAGGCTTGGGAGGTGATGCTGGGGCACGCCGTGAGCAGCGACTGGGCCGCGTTGACCACCTTCACGGCCGACGTGGTGTTGGAGCACACAGTGTTAATGGGCGCCACAGTGGGCTGCTTGGGGACCGACGTGACCGCCGGCGGCAGGGCTGAGCTGGGCGCCTGCAGCCCGTTGGCCATCAGCGGCTGCGTGACCAGCAGGCCACCCGCTGCGCCCTCGGGCTGCCCCACCACGTGGCCCGGGAGGGCGGCCTGGATGAGGTGCTGCACGCCGCCGGCACTGGCCACCAGGGGCGTGTTGAGGACAGTGATTGTGGGCTGGGGTACGGACTGAATGACCgtattgaacatctttttccGGGCGTCCTCGATCTCCTCGGGGGACCAGCTGATGCCCTGCTTCAGCCTCTGGGCTGTGAACCAGATCTTGAGCTGCTCTTCCGGGTACTTGGTGACAACAGTCAAGTAGCAGAGCTCAGCTTTGGTCGGGTAGGGGAACTTGTGGAAGGAGTTCTTGAGAAAGCTGTTGGAATCCATGGCCGCATTGTAGGTGGGGATGCTGCTCAGTGGGATCATCACCTTGGGCAGGGACTTGGAAGTGGGCAGCGGCTGGTGGCCGTGGTGCTGGGCGTGCACGGGGGGCGGCTGCTGCAGGGGGAGGAACTGTGCCAGACCAGCCGGCAGAACCGGCACCGCTCCCAGCAGGGGACCATTGGCCACATGCGGCCCTTTTGCCGAGCTGCTGGCTGGCTGAGCGACCGGGACCGCCCCGTTGACAAAGGAGTGATCCCCCTCCTTCGCCTCACTCTCCCCAGCTGAGGGGTTTGGTAAGGCCGTGTCACCCACAGGCTGACTGGGGAGGTTCTCCTTGAGTGTATGAATTTTTTTGGCTTCAGCTTTGCCTTTCATTATCTTCATGATTGGGGTTTTGGTAATGATGATTTCAGCCTGTCCATCGGTCCCTTCAGTGTTGGGCTCACTCGATAGGTCAGGAGTGCAGGTGCTCTCAGGGACACTCTGCTCCACGATGACATGATTgtctggcttggccacattccaCACAAAGCTGGCTTCCCCCGAGTGACACTTGGCATTGTGCAGAGAAAGTCCCTCAGGAGTTTTTGCCAGAAAACTGCATTCAGTGCAGACAAAAGTTGGGTCCTTAGTAAAGTCCATGTGCTCTGAGTTCATGTGTCCCACAAACTGGGTTATGTCCTGGGATCTGAAATCACAGTATCTACAGGAATACGAGTAGCCATCCAAAGTGCTCCGGTGCCCATTGGCCAGGGCGGCGCCGTCGGTACTGCTGGCCGTCTGGGCGACCTCGCTGCTGGTAGCTGGCACTTCAGGGGGCAGCTCCTGCGGGGGTCCTTCGGGCAGAGCTGCGGCAGGCTGGGCCTCCGCACCGGGTTCCTGCAGCACCACGGTCTTCACAGGGATCATGCACGGGGTGGTGGACTTCCTCTTGCTGGCCATGGTGACAATCACTCTGGATGATCAGTGGGTGAGAGCTTGTCCCGTCAAGGGCCTCACAGTGTAAGTCCCAGCTGCTCCATGCAGGCCAAAGAAACAGTTTCCAAAGGCAGTTTTTTCAGTTGTCTGCAGAAAGCAAGCTTTTCCTATTAAACctaaagaggaaggggaaaaacaaatgatcatgaTCTCTAAGGTCTGTGTACTCTGATACCCAGATGCACCCCACTGCTTGCCTTCTCCCATCGGGGCCTTTTCTTGAGAAAGTTCACCAGCAACTTGAATGTGGAGCCCCCCAAACACCAACAAAACAGTACCCTGAAGAATGACCTGGGGATGTTCCAATACCATTTGACAGACTTAAgccatgtgttttgttttgtatttccctctGTATTCTTGTATTAAGTAACTCAGATTCAAAAaccaagcaacaacaacaacaacaacaacaaaataatccTCTTTTGGACCTCCAAATTAATTCTGACCATGTCAGAGTGAGAACAAAACATCCTAGTGTAATCCTTGTTTAAATGTTTGGGCCAACgagggttttttcttttcatagcctTCCCACATATGAGAACAAGACGCCGCCTCTGCTTCTCCCAAGTCAGGCCCAGAGGCCTAGTCAGCTGCGGTGTGTGAAGTGGAGAGTGGGGAGGCTGGCTGCCACAGGAGCCGGGTCCCCTGCTGTGGCCCTTCCCTGCCTGCTGCCCAGGCCGCTGAAGGAGAATCGCCTCAGGTACTGGCTACATCCTGAACCACATCTCGCAGGCAGAGCCCAAGGTCAGAGGGTCAGGGGATCCACAGACCCAGTCTGGCGTACAGCAAGCTGTATGTGCTTTCTCTGTGCGCAGCCACCCCAACCTGTGGCCTCCCCCTGGGTAGGCACTCTACATGTGACCTCGGGTTGTGGTgaccttttcatttcctttagtgcctttaaaaaaaataactttaaaatatttgatccatttgaaatgtatttcaaATGCTGAAAATTTCGAATAATTACAATTCTTTCATGAGCTGCCATGAGGAAAGTGTGTCTGCGGCCCCTATTAACATAATATCACCATAATCACCCTTACCTTTCTTTTAGCAAAGTGTAATGCTAATAACGACTAAAATAGTAGTAATTCTAATTCCAAAATCACGTCATCATCAGTGTTTAGATATGAAAAtgtgaagagaatgaaaatatttctattcaaGTTCTTAAATACACACAGCCAACTATTTTTCTGTTTGCAAGCCTCAccctgatgatcacagctttgatAGATCATTCCTACCACAAAACCAGTTGGGGTGGGACAAGAATAAACACACCAGACCTCACAGCTTGTCACCTTTTGCCTCACTGATCTGAAATGTTagacacacattttaaaaatatttttaattgcaaagataaaatatcagtattagatgaaatggaagaaaataaaaccgCCTATAATTTTGTATACCCTTCCTCCTAGTCCAGGtatcttatacatatttttgtcATACTGGACACatgcttgtgttttgttttttttattgaagattcCACCACAAACATGTtcattaaataagattttaatgaTAACATTCGATAGCTGCTTCGTAATGTCGCACTAGGAATATAATCAGTCACCCTCCTCTGCTCCTGAACAGGCTTCCAGGGTCCCACTCTCACAGTGAAATGACCTCTGGGCATTACAATACATGTATTGTATACAATAGCATGTATCTCCTCTATCAAATTATTTCCTGAGGCTAAATGCACCGAAATGGATTCACCAGCTCAATAAGTATCAATATTTATATGATCCTCTATATACTGTTGGCACACATTTTAAGCCAAGTGCTTCACAATTCCAAGTCAGGAAAACTAAGAGTGATGCAGTTACGTATTTAGTGAGCAAATCGGATTTTCACTGAGGACATCAAATAGAATACCTGAAGCTGTAAGTGATGTGAGAAAAAACAGGTGAGCTGGATGCCATCAAATTAAACATGGTTGTGCTTCAAAAAGCCACCACtatgggggatctctgggtggctcagtggtttagtgcctgccttcagcccagggcgtgatcctggagtcccgggatcgagccccgattcaggctccctgcatggagcctgcttctctctctgcctgtgtctttgcctctctctctctccctctctctgtgtgtgtgtctttcataaataaataagatctttaaaagaaaaaaaaaaaaaaaaaagccaccactgagaaagtaaaaaagaccactcacagaatgggagagtttatttgcaaatcatgtatctgataaggggcttgtatccagaatatgtaaagaaagcttaaaactcaacaataaaaagacaaatgacccaattaaaaaataggtaaaggatttaaaaagacatttctccaaagatgatctACAAATGGCTGATAAGCATGTACAAAAGTGCTCAACATGATTAgtccttagggaaatgcaaacccaaaccacaatgagatagcacttcaCACCCACCAGGATGGCATTCGTCACAATGACATATAACAATGACACATATAGGCAAAGATGTGGTGAAATTAGACCGTTCATATGTTGCCGGGGAGATGTAAAGTGGTAACAGCCACTTTGTAAATCAGTTTGgcatttcttcaaaaagttaaatatgctATATAAGACCCAGTAATTCCAGTGGTAGGTATAcacacaaaagtagtaaaaatatattcatacaaaCACCTGTACACAGGTACTTATGACATCATCagaatagccaaaaggtagaaacaacctcAATGTGCATCAACAGATGGATAGACACAAGCTAGTATGTCTATATAATggattattcagccattaaaaggaatgaagtacccATTACATGCCACAACATAGATGGGAACACGCGCACTCCAAGTAGGCAGTCACAAATGCCACAGATAACATGACTGCATTCACATGAGATGCCCAGAGAAGATAAATCTGCAGTGATGGAAAGTAGACTAGTGGTTGCCAAAGGCTGAGGggagaatggggagtgactgttAATGGGTTgaggtttcttttggggtgattAAATGTTCTTAGTCGTGATgacggcaaaaaaaaaaaaaaattatgaatatgctaaaaaccacTCCGAGGTCAAACCCAAGAGGGGCGGAGGACAGAGTGCTAAAGCACTCACTTCTGTACAAGAGGGGTATCATTCCCACTTCGGAGGTCCCTGCACAGAGGACGTCACTTCTCTGTGATACTGCCCAACCTACTCTGGTATGGTTTACCCCTGCCCTGGGAAGAGGTGAACGGCAGTGGTTGTGAACGTCAGgttggagagaagagagcaaagaGGACGCAGACCTGTCAGCTAAAAGCAGCACCAACACAGAGAAGAGGCCATGTGCTCGCCTGGAGGTAGGCGGCCGGCGGAACTCAGGAGCAGGAGTGTGGGGTCCCTGACAGCACACAGACACCCAAGACACGGTGCCATCACTGAGGCATGTGGTGGGGCTTCACCTTGACTGGGCTTTACCGGGGAAGATGTAAATCACATTCCTGGTACTTCACTTACAAAGATGGACTTGATTTAGGGAAGAATTCCCTGTCATTCAAAATTAGGTCTCAAAGTACCCCAAACTGTCCTTCAAGTCAATGATCATGGAGAATAGCACTCCTGATGATTCTCTGAGTGGGTCAGTCAGTGGTCAACGCGGAAGGCAGTAGCAAGAGAACAGTACTGGCGGTAGTGGCCACACTGCCCAAGTGGTGTGTTCGCTACTAGAGGAGGCTCTGCATACACATCTTCTCAGTTCACTCTCACAGCAAACTCCAAGCAGGAActaatcattcccattttacaggcaagAAAGGCAAGGCTCAGAGAAGGAGAGTACCTGCCTGAAGTGTACTGCACAGGGACCCcggcagtctggctccagggcctgcagCCTTAAGTACTCCATGCACTGGGCTCTCCGAGGAACCACAACACTGTTGGAATAAGGGCTGCAGGACTTTCCAAAGTGATCTTTTCCCCtcaatatttattagaaaaattttcaaacacatgaaaaagttgaaagaattcttCAGTGAACACCCTGGATGCTTACCATGAGGCTATACTTAGCAATGTTACCCATTTAGGTAAGTTTGGGTTTATCTGCCAGATACTTTTAAAAGGGTATCCAATAAAAGGGGTACTTACAGGGTAAAGCCTAAATTATCTAGAAAACCATTCAACCAGAAGACATTCATGAACCAGCTCTGACAAAAGAGGTCATAATTACCATGTGGAAACACAGTGTTTCCTAAATCAAGCCCTGGGTGACATAGGCTGATATAAATGCAAGGTTTTATGCTGCCAAAGATTCACAGAGAAGGTCCAGATGACAACCGCATGTTCGTCATTCTTTATATAATCTTTTCTATAGTCTGTCTTGaaaatgtcataatttttttaatgaagaaataagaacaaaagcctgtaactttaaaaaaaaaaacctgtctttGGGAATTCAGAGTTACTCAATTCAAAGTTGCAgctaatagggacacctgggtggctcagtggttgagcgtctgcctttggctctgatcatcatcccggggtcctgggatcgagcgccgtattgggttccctgcatggagcctgcttctccctctgcctgtgtctctgcctctctctctgtgtctcatgaataaataaaatttttttaaaagattttatttatttattcatagagatgcagagagagagagagaggcagagacacaggcagagggagaagcaggctccatgcagggagcctgacgtgggactcgattcagggtctccaggatcatgccctgggccgtaggcggcactaaaccgctgtgccaccggggctgccctaaataaaatattttttaaaagctgcagCTAATAATCACTATATTTCAACACCAAAAATATACACGTGGAGcatgaaaaaaatgagtttattgatcaaattcttaaagaattttttttcaacacCAAAAATATACACGTGGAGcttgaaaaaaatgagtttattgatcaaattcttaaataattttttttaaaattctgaggaaGGAACTGGAAGGATAGTAAGCTCCACAGGAGGACTCAAATGTTTAGAAATGCGACTTTCAGCAGGTTCTCTCCAAGTCTGGCTGCAGCCCTCCTGAACAGCCCATGATTTATCAGTAAAAACAAGAATCATGGGAGCAGCTGACAGAGTTACAAAAACATAACCACAGTGAGAGATTGTAACATGCTGCTTGTGGTTTTGAAAGATCAAGGCGGCGACAACACCGGGGGAAGAGAACGGGACTATGCCACCAGGCTGGTTTGATCGATATGGGAACAGTCGAGTGTTCGACAGTAACCAACTTCATATTTGGGGGGTACAGTATGCTTCATTGAATAGTGAATGGTGAGGCAGGGCTCCCAAGGCCCTCCCCTTCTTCAGGCACCTGCAGAGGTTGGCGGTCTCAGTGGGGGGCCCACGGTTTCCTGGGTTACACTGAGGACCCAGCTGCCTCCTCCAACTAGCAGGGACACCCGCTCCTCCAGCTtcatagtcttttaaaaagtcatgaaaTATATTTAGAAGTTGGTCATGTGATACACTAGACCACACATAAATCTCGACTCATTCTAAAACAAAACCATGCAGGTAGCATTCCCTTTTGTAAAAAACTTGCTAGCAATATAGATTTACATTGAAATGCATCTTTTTTACTTCCTCTTTCAAATTATGGTCTTTATGTAGAAATTTCTCTCTCTTAGGAACaatgaagaaaagtgaaaatcctcCCTACTCACCCCAAAGATAGCTAGTGTTAACAATCTAGGGtccattatttcaaatatattttctaggcACAGATTActaaaaccaatttaaaaaacaaaaaatggagttttatttttacacTTCCCTTCTGCCCCTCATTTTCTTCCCGCAACAGTGGGAAGAGTGTCAGAATGAAATAGGTTTCCTGGATGGACATGCTACagtttctctctcttaaacaatGCTCTAATGTATGGATGCATCAGAATTTACTTCACCAATCTAGCTGTTAATAAACATTTCCCTTTCTCCAGTTTTTCAACTGTTACAAGCAATGGCTCAATAACTATCCCTGTATATGTTTTTGTGCATTTGACAATTTCTGCAATTCTGAATTTCTTTCAAGAATTTCTGACTagggggcaccgggtggctccgctggtaaagtgtccaactcttgctcacagttcaggtcttgatgtcagggctgtgagttcaggccccatgcccagcacagagcccacttaaacaaaaacaaaacaagaatttcTAAGGACTAAACAATTGTTAGTAAAATACAAAGTTGCCCTCCAAATAGATACTGAATTGTCACTCTCACCAGCACAGAATGAGAGTGCCCTCCTTATCACTGCATATTAttactgtttccagtttttgctaATTTAATTTGTCACTATTTTGCTAACAGTGACACAGAAAACTGGTCACTattgttttaacttgcatttctttATAGGCATGGCTGAGAATCTCTTCACATATCACTGACATTTTGTGATTACtttctgtccatttttctatGGGATTTTGAGAGTCCTCCATCTACTTTTTAGTTCCAGTATGGTAAACATACAGTGCtctactagtttcaggtgtacaatatagtgactcaacacttccaaaTAGGACTTGGTGCTCATCATAAGCACTCCCAGTTCCCTTCACCAGTTTTCCCTACAGCTCCTACAtaccacccctcccctctggcaaccatcactttgttctttgTAGGTAAGTAtccatttttttgtctttttatttttcctttgtttcttaaattccacctatgagtgaaatcatatggtatttgtctttctctgacttattttgcttagcatcataGAGAGTCCTCCATTTATTAAGGAAATTGGCTTATCTGTCACAGATGGAGCTGTGGTTTATATCAAGATTGTAAGGGTGtctaaaatattaggaaatttctttaaaaaattaatttcattaataatGGAGAAAAACCAAAATAGCATTTAGGAAGATTATACTCTAAATTTTTTGTGGCAAAAACcatgtaatataaaatttaccaccttaacTACTTTTAGGTGTATAGTAAATTATATGCACTTTcttgtgcaaccaatctccagacCTCTCATCTTGCAAAGCTGAAATTTTATACCTACTGAACAGCAATGGCCCCTTTACCCTCATCTCTAACTCCTGGCAACCGCCATTCTACTTTGTGCTTCTATGAGTCCAACAactttagatacctcataaaAGTAGAagcatgcagtatttgtctttttgtgactggctttttcaCTTGCCATGTGTCCTCAAAGTTCCTCCATACTATTgtatgtgacaggatttccttcctttttaaggctgaataaacattccactgtatgaatatacaatattttctttattcatctgttgaagaatatttaggttgcttccatgttttgcctattttgaataatgctgccatgaacatggatacaaatatctcttcaagtcCATGCTTTTGTTACTTTGGGATATTTACCCTGAGGTATGTTTGCTAGACATGCAGTAATTCCAGTTTCTATTTTCTGAGAAACTTTATTAATATTCTCCATAGCagttacaccattttacattccaatgTGAATTTCTCCACACCTTCACCAACACtggttattttctatttatttgggttttttttttatggtggcCACTCTACCAGGtatgaggtgttatctcatttggtttaatttgcatttccctaatgattagtgatgctgacatcttttcatatacttggcTATTTGCATAGCTTCTctggtgaaatgtctattcaagttttttattcatttttcaatcaGGCTATTTGTTGTTGTGTTGTAGGGTTTCTTTATAGATGTTAATCCTTCTCAGATACATAGTGTtacatagtttgcaaatatttcctccgaTTCTGTCAGTgaccttttcattctgttgattgttCCCTTTGAGGTGCagaagtttttaagtttgatgtagtcccatttgtctacttttgcttttgttgcctgtgcttttcatgtcatatccaagaaatcattaccAAACCAACAAGCTTtatcccttatgttttcttcttgaagttttatagtttcagcttttatgtttaggtctttaatctattttgaattattttttgcatatgattGAGGTAAcagtccagcttcattcttttacatatggaGATCCAGTTTCTCCTGCATCATTTGCTGACGGGACTATCGTTTCTCCATTGTGTAGCCTTGGCACACCTGTTGGAAATCACTGAACCATATA
It includes:
- the ZHX3 gene encoding zinc fingers and homeoboxes protein 3, yielding MASKRKSTTPCMIPVKTVVLQEPGAEAQPAAALPEGPPQELPPEVPATSSEVAQTASSTDGAALANGHRSTLDGYSYSCRYCDFRSQDITQFVGHMNSEHMDFTKDPTFVCTECSFLAKTPEGLSLHNAKCHSGEASFVWNVAKPDNHVIVEQSVPESTCTPDLSSEPNTEGTDGQAEIIITKTPIMKIMKGKAEAKKIHTLKENLPSQPVGDTALPNPSAGESEAKEGDHSFVNGAVPVAQPASSSAKGPHVANGPLLGAVPVLPAGLAQFLPLQQPPPVHAQHHGHQPLPTSKSLPKVMIPLSSIPTYNAAMDSNSFLKNSFHKFPYPTKAELCYLTVVTKYPEEQLKIWFTAQRLKQGISWSPEEIEDARKKMFNTVIQSVPQPTITVLNTPLVASAGGVQHLIQAALPGHVVGQPEGAAGGLLVTQPLMANGLQAPSSALPPAVTSVPKQPTVAPINTVCSNTTSAVKVVNAAQSLLTACPSITSQAFLDASIYKNKKSHEQLSALKGSFCRNQFPGQSEVEHLTRVTGLSTREVRKWFSDRRYHCRNLKGSRTVLPGDPGAIIIDPGPEAPFSPAAAKAPEVPCGPPAATLAAPPSARRQAWHQTPDFTPTKYKERAPEQLRALESSFAQNPLPPDDELDRLRTETKMTRREIDSWFSERRKRVGAEDTRRADGGAALEEEEVVAVAAEDEAGDEELVGDLRVPGEAGSPEALGGHLLAERKVSPIKINLKNLRVTEANGRSELPGPGACEPEEEGPGKPAEQPPGKASCKKTAQQRHLLRQLFVQTRWPSTQDYDAIMAQTGLPRPEVVRWFGDSRYALKNGQLKWYEDYKRGNFPPGLLVVTPGNRELLQGYYLSHKTLCEEDLQSLCDKTQMSSQQVKQWFAEKMGEETRAVADTGGEDQGAGEPAAGHKGTGDAYSEVSENSESWEPGAPEVGSEPVDAPSPQAGLQLETD